The proteins below are encoded in one region of Engraulis encrasicolus isolate BLACKSEA-1 chromosome 1, IST_EnEncr_1.0, whole genome shotgun sequence:
- the LOC134445761 gene encoding uncharacterized protein LOC134445761 — MLIKQQSLTQLPHRDIPVFTGDPLTYRSFIRAFEHAIVSKTDSQQDRLYYLEQFTSGEPLELIRSCEHMRPDKAYKEARALLNRHYGDELTIANAYIKKAMDWPQIKPDDRKGLKNYALFLIGCGNTVSDVDYMDEMNNPTTMKSILSKLPFKLKEKWRGHAYDIYEKKRRRAKFPDLVDFVYHQAKVVNDPLFGDILDATSGKQVDTKKKSSSGKGESKRSSFAVNVAATEKSAPKGQAEKKAAKSGNAFQSPCLFCKKNHALSVCNKIREKPQNERIDFLKSQGLCFSCLTAGHLSKDCKKKSSCPDCSFKHPAILHVVKEESAQEKNSADDSASNAAEETNALVSAGCGRGDQTGAGNNACILPIVPVQIRHKRGSSIIKTYAFLDQGSTATFCTEDLAKKLNIRGRKTEYILHTMSQEQKVSSYVLTDLEVCDLDGQDYIKLPNVYTHPDIPAKRTNIPQRKDLEKWSYLNRVHLPKLESEIGLLIGSNAHKAMEPWEIINSRNEGPWAVKTALGWCVNGPVSRCQDKQSDGAEGQSFSVNRISVLSIEDMLMRHYEADFPERRCEDKSEPSQHDKQFMHTVTTSAHLIDGHYTIKLPLKEDSVKMPCNRGIAEQRLNSLKRKFNRNADFFQEYNSFMNNILEKGYATRVPDEQLSRSDGRVWFFPHHGVYHPKKKKLRVVFDCAATYQGVSLNDRLLQGPDLTNTLIGVLLRFRQEPVALMADIESMFYQVRVPDEDADLLRFLWWPGGNLNKPVEEYRMCVHLFGATSSPSCASYALRRTAQGAAATTSPEAAKTVLKNFYVDDCLKSVATEEEAVHLVKELTELCASGGFHLTKWVSNSRALLCSIPGDERAAEVKDLDLQQDELPVERALGVQWCTSSDSFKFKIQLPDKPCTRRGILSVVSSVYDPMGFLAPLLLPVKLILRNLCKNKRGWDEEISEKPQRTWKKWLADLDKLSELSVSRCFKSSSFGVTKVAQIHHFSDASQDGYGVVSYLLLTNEQEQKHVCFLMGKSRVAPLKQVTIPRMELTAAMVSVKVDRMLKEELQVPLTHSIFWTDSTTVLRYIENDALRFKTFVANRVSFIREATTRAQWKYVNTSQNPADQASRGLKIESFMSSDNWFQGPSFLSEPDHWPEQPEQSTYLSESDEEVKTSAAVSCTNPVVDNTDPVNQLVEHYSSWYRLKKATAWILRLKEILQHLSEKRKELVKAVKESEHDTEKHKAMVEEQMNTCKKNLEKKMLTVEELSRAEMELIKYSQRQTYAEEIKVLQKGNKNVKRTSSIFKLDPYLQDGVLRVGGRLNRSAMPEEAKHPFLLSKQHRVAYLILHHTHLETGCGGRNLVLARLRQRYWIPRANAAARTVITECNLCKRLHAKAGEQKMADLPQDRLLPDKPPFTNTGMDYFGPFEIKRGRAKVKRYGVLFTCLTVRAVHIEVAYSLDTDSCINALRRFQARRGQVSVIRSDNGTNLVGAERELRQALKELDQSRINEAMMQKGVQWLFNPPAASHHGGIWERQIRTVRKVLRSVVRQQSLDDEGLQTFLCEVESIINGRPITTNTDDPNDLEPLTPNHLLLLKTQPSMPPGVFSNDDVYARRRWRQIQYMTDLFWRRWTQEYLPLLQERQKWLGLKRSFKVGDVVLVADPSLARNCWMLGRITKVVPDSRGVVRSAEVRTKTSTIQRPITKLCLLQGEE; from the coding sequence ATGCTCATCAAGCAACAGAGTCTGACTCAACTGCCTCACAGAGACATACCAGTATTTACAGGAGATCCTCTGACATACAGGTCTTTCATAAGAGCTTTCGAGCATGCCATCGTTAGCAAGACGGACAGTCAGCAAGATCGCTTGTATTACCTTGAACAGTTTACGAGTGGGGAGCCACTTGAACTCATTCGCAGCTGTGAGCACATGAGGCCAGACAAGGCTTACAAAGAAGCCAGAGCATTACTCAACCGTCATTATGGTGACGAATTGACAATTGCTAATGCTTACATCAAGAAAGCAATGGACTGGCCGCAGATAAAGCCAGATGACAGGAAAGGATTGAAAAACTATGCCTTGTTCCTGATTGGATGTGGTAACACAGTAAGCGACGTGGACTACATGGACGAGATGAACAATCCTACCACTATGAAGAGCATCTTGTCCAAGCTTCCATTTAAGctgaaagagaaatggaggggcCATGCTTACGACATttatgagaaaaagagaagaagagccaAATTCCCTGACCTGGTGGACTTTGTGTATCATCAAGCCAAAGTTGTTAATGACCCACTGTTTGGTGATATCCTGGACGCCACCTCAGGTAAACAGGTAGACACAAAGAAGAAGTCCAGCTCAGGAAAAGGTGAGTCAAAACGAAGCAGCTTTGCAGTGAATGTGGCTGCTACTGAGAAGAGCGCCCCCAAAGGCCAAGCTGAGAAGAAAGCAGCTAAGTCAGGCAACGCTTTCCAAAGTCCCTGTTTGTTCTGCAAGAAGAACCATGCACTCAGCGTGTGCAACAAGATCAGAGAGAAACCCCAGAACGAGAGAATTGACTTTTTAAAGTCACAAGGGCTCTGTTTTAGCTGTTTGACAGCAGGACACCTATCCAAGGACTGTAAGAAAAAGAGCTCATGCCCTGATTGTTCCTTTAAGCATCCTGCTATCCTGCACGTTGTGAAGGAAGAGTCAGCACaagaaaaaaacagtgcagatgACAGTGCATCGAATGCAGCGGAAGAAACAAACGCTCTCGTGTCAGCAGGATGTGGAAGAGGTGACCAAACTGGGGCTGGGAACAACGCTTGCATTCTTCCCATCGTACCTGTGCAGATAAGACACAAGAGGGGTTCAAGTATAATCAAGACGTATGCGTTCCTGGATCAAGGAAGCACCGCTACTTTCTGTACTGAGGACTTGGCAAAGAAGTTGAACATCCGAGGAAGAAAGACGGAGTACATTCTTCACACCATGTCACAGGAACAGAAAGTCAGCAGCTATGTCCTAACAGATCTGGAGGTGTGTGACTTAGATGGACAAGACTACATTAAGCTGCCCAATGTGTACACGCACCCAGACATACCTGCAAAGAGAACCAACATACCACAGAGGAAAGATTTGGAGAAGTGGTCTTACCTGAACCGAGTCCATCTTCCAAAACTGGAATCAGAGATTGGCCTTCTCATCGGTTCCAACGCTCACAAGGCTATGGAGCCATGGGAGATCATAAACAGCCGAAACGAAGGTCCTTGGGCTGTGAAGACGGCCCTAGGGTGGTGTGTCAACGGACCTGTCAGCAGATGCCAAGACAAACAATCCGATGGCGCTGAGGGACAGAGTTTCTCAGTGAATCGCATCTCTGTTCTAAGCATAGAAGACATGTTGATGAGGCACTACGAGGCTGATTTCCCCGAACGCCGGTGCGAGGACAAGTCAGAGCCATCACAACATGACAAACAGTTTATGCACACTGTGACAACATCAGCACATCTGATCGATGGCCATTACACCATCAAGCTGCCTCTGAAGGAAGACTCTGTGAAGATGCCATGCAACCGTGGTATAGCTGAGCAACGGCTGAACTCCCTGAAGCGGAAGTTTAACAGAAATGCAGACTTCTTTCAAGAGTACAACAGCTTCATGAACAACATCCTGGAGAAAGGTTACGCCACCAGAGTTCCAGATGAGCAGCTGAGTCGCAGTGACGGGAGAGTGTGGTTCTTCCCACACCATGGGGTGTACCACCCGAAAAAGAAAAAGTTGAGGGTTGTGTTCGATTGCGCGGCAACATACCAAGGAGTGTCGCTGAACGACAGACTGCTACAAGGGCCGGACCTTACAAACACCCTAATCGGAGTGCTGCTGAGGTTCAGGCAGGAGCCTGTCGCACTGATGGCGGACATCGAATCCATGTTCTACCAGGTGCGGGTTCCAGACGAAGACGCGGATTTGTTGCGCTTCCTTTGGTGGCCAGGCGGCAATTTGAACAAACCTGTGGAAGAGTACAGGATGTGCGTGCACCTCTTCGGAGCCACGTCGTCCCCCAGTTGCGCTTCGTATGCGCTCAGGAGAACAGCACAAGGCGCAGCTGCAACTACTTCACCAGAAGCCGCAAAGACAGTCCTCAAGAACTTCTATGTGGACGACTGTTTGAAGTCAGTTGCCACCGAAGAGGAAGCTGTGCATCTTGTAAAGGAGCTGACGGAGTTGTGTGCCAGTGGCGGCTTCCACTTAACCAAGTGGGTAAGCAACAGTAGGGCCTTGCTGTGCTCCATCCCTGGCGACGAAAGAGCAGCTGAAGTCAAAGATCTGGACTTGCAGCAAGACGAACTACCAGTTGAACGAGCGTTAGGCGTGCAGTGGTGCACAAGTTCCGATAGCTTCAAGTTCAAAATTCAGCTGCCTGACAAGCCATGCACAAGACGAGGCATCCTTTCAGTTGTTAGTTCGGTGTATGACCCGATGGGGTTTTTGGCGCCACTACTCCTGCCCGTCAAGCTCATTCTGAGAAACCTTTGCAAGAACAAACGAGGCTGGGATGAGGAAATCTCAGAGAAGCCACAACGAACATGGAAGAAGTGGCTAGCAGACCTTGACAAGCTGTCAGAGCTCAGCGTGAGCAGATGTTTCAAGTCCAGCTCATTCGGAGTCACAAAGGTCGCACAAATCCACCATTTTTCCGACGCAAGTCAAGACGGATACGGGGTTGTGTCTTACCTCCTGTTGACGAATGAGCAAGAACAGAAACACGTTTGCTTCTTGATGGGCAAGTCCCGAGTTGCTCCGCTCAAGCAAGTTACGATCCCAAGGATGGAGTTGACAGCTGCCATGGTCTCAGTCAAGGTTGACCGAATGCTAAAAGAAGAACTTCAAGTTCCCTTGACACATTCCATTTTCTGGACAGATAGTACGACTGTACTAAGGTACATTGAAAATGACGCTCTTCGTTTCAAGACGTTTGTGGCTAACCGCGTCTCTTTCATTAGAGAAGCCACCACAAGAGCTCAGTGGAAGTATGTCAACACCTCCCAGAACCCAGCTGATCAAGCTTCAAGAGGCTTAAAGATAGAGAGCTTCATGTCAAGCGACAACTGGTTTCAAGGGCCTAGCTTCCTGAGCGAGCCTGACCACTGGCCAGAGCAACCTGAACAGTCTACTTACCTGTCAGAAAGTGATGAAGAGGTGAAGACATCAGCTGCTGTATCGTGCACGAATCCAGTGGTCGACAACACAGATCCAGTGAACCAACTTGTGGAGCATTACTCCAGCTGGTACCGACTCAAGAAGGCAACTGCTTGGATTCTGCGCCTAAAAGAGATACTGCAACACCtgagtgagaaaagaaaagaattagTGAAAGCTGTGAAAGAATCTGAACatgacacagaaaaacacaaagcAATGGTTGAAGAACAAATGAACACCTGTAAAAAGAACTTGGAAAAGAAAATGCTCACAGTTGAAGAGCTATCCAGAGCAGAAATGGAGCTGATCAAATACAGCCAGAGACAGACCTATGCTGAAGAAATAAAAGTTCTACAGAAAGGAAATAAAAATGTGAAAAGAACCAGCTCAATTTTCAAATTGGATCCATACTTACAAGATGGTGTTTTGAGAGTAGGGGGCCGCCTGAACAGATCAGCGATGCCTGAGGAGGCCAAGCATCCTTTCCTTCTGTCGAAACAacacagagtagcctacctcattCTCCACCATACCCACCTAGAAACTGGATGCGGCGGCAGAAATCTTGTCCTGGCAAGACTAAGACAACGATATTGGATACCTAGAGCCAATGCAGCAGCAAGAACAGTGATCACAGAGTGCAACCTCTGTAAAAGACTGCATGCAAAGGCTGGGGAACAGAAAATGGCAGACTTGCCACAAGATCGTCTGCTACCCGACAAACCGCCTTTTACAAACACAGGCATGGACTACTTTGGTCCTTTTGAGATAAAAAGAGGACGAGCCAAGGTCAAACGGTACGGAGTGCTCTTCACATGTCTGACAGTCAGAGCAGTGCATATAGAAGTCGCATACTCCCTCGACACGGACTCGTGTATCAACGCTCTACGTCGGTTCCAAGCCAGACGAGGCCAAGTGTCTGTCATCCGTTCCGACAACGGCACTAATCTGGTCGGtgcagagagagagttgagacaaGCCTTGAAAGAACTGGACCAGAGCCGCATCAATGAAGCTATGATGCAGAAGGGAGTGCAGTGGCTGTTCAACCCGCCTGCTGCATCTCATCATGGCGGCATATGGGAACGTCAAATTCGTACCGTGAGGAAGGTCCTGCGTTCTGTTGTAAGGCAACAATCGTTAGATGATGAAGGACTGCAGACTTTCCTGTGCGAAGTTGAGAGCATCATCAATGGGAGACCTATTACAACCAACACAGATGACCCCAACGACCTCGAGCCGTTAACCCCAAATCATCTACTCCTGTTGAAGACTCAACCCAGCATGCCACCTGGTGTGTTCAGTAACGACGATGTCTACGCACGACGGCGCTGGAGACAAATTCAGTATATGACTGATTTATTCTGGAGGAGGTGGACCCAGGAGTATCTGCCACTATTGCAAGAGCGGCAAAAATGGCTTGGATTGAAGAGGAGCTTCAAGGTTGGAGATGTCGTCCTTGTCGCGGATCCATCCCTGGCCAGGAACTGCTGGATGCTGGGCAGAATCACCAAGGTCGTGCCAGACTCCAGAGGGGTGGTCCGAAGTGCTGAAGTCCGGACGAAGACCAGCACCATCCAAAGACCAATAACTAAACTTTGTTTATTGCAGGGAGAAgaatga